One genomic window of Elaeis guineensis isolate ETL-2024a chromosome 2, EG11, whole genome shotgun sequence includes the following:
- the LOC105042422 gene encoding glycosyltransferase-like At2g41451 → MAGLNAPHRPSASLASRILLLLTALPLFLASLAFLLQWRGSVDDRASRWTAESQKFPGKENSSDIGSTVPSSTSGNLPLSSSDCVKILGRSSFPSFPYYRGWNLSFESVPHPKISIVSTTSASLEQILPWLFYHKVIGVTQFFLFVEGKAAKPHVSAVLELISGVKLVHRTKHLVEKQAQSRIWNETWLAGFFYKPCNYDLFVKQSLNMEMAIVMAREAGMDWILHLDTDELMHPAGAQEYSLRRLLLDVPSHVDMVIFPNYESCIKRDDIKDPFSEVSMFKKNYDHLPKDTYFAMYKEATRRNPNYFLTYGNGKSAARIQDHLRPNGAHRWHNYMKTPNEIKLEEAAVLHFTYSKFSDLTSRRDRCSCKPTKDDVKRCYMLAFDRDAFIIASTASPEEMLRWYNDHVVWSDEELIIKLLKNGVLTHIYAPMAIIQGLRESGVFSSAIASAQALSKDKSLPMGDLQNKNSSTLPNLSIGASIATTRGAGGKESLAAARKILETIVFTENAIPPTSPPGLDDVQIET, encoded by the exons ATGGCGGGCCTCAACGCCCCCCACCGCCCCTCGGCAAGCCTCGCCTCAAGAATACTCCTCCTCCTCACCGCCCTCCCCCTATTCCTCGCCTCCTTGGCCTTCCTCCTTCAGTGGCGCGGCAGCGTCGACGACCGGGCCTCCCGGTGGACCGCCGAGTCCCAGAAGTTCCCCGGGAAGGAAAACAGCTCCGACATCGGTTCGACCGTTCCCTCGTCGACGTCCGGGAACTTGCCATTGTCGTCCTCCGATTGCGTGAAGATCCTCGGCCGGAGCTCGTTCCCTTCCTTCCCTTATTATCGCGGCTGGAATCTCAGTTTCGAGTCGGTTCCACATCCAAAG ATAAGTATCGTATCTACCACTTCGGCTAGTTTGGAGCAGATTCTACCGTGGTTGTTTTACCACAAGGTCATCGGTGTCACACAATTCTTTCTATTTGTCGAAGGAAAGGCTGCAAAACCTCATGTTTCGGCAGTCCTTGAATTGATTTCT GGTGTGAAACTTGTACACAGAACCAAACATCTTGTGGAGAAACAGGCACAAAG CCGTATATGGAATGAAACATGGCTGGCAGGCTTCTTCTACAAGCCATGCAACTATGACCTCTTTGTGAAGCAGTCACTAAATATGGAGATGGCTATTGTTATGGCACGG GAAGCTGGCATGGATTGGATATTACATCTCGACACTGATGAGTTAATGCATCCTGCTGGTGCTCAAGAGTACTCTTTAAGGCGGTTGTTATTGGATGTCCCTAGTCATGTTGATATGGTTATCTTTCCAAATTAT GAAAGTTGCATTAAGCGAGATGATATAAAAGATCCCTTCAGTGAG GTGTCCATGTTTAAGAAAAACTATGACCATCTACCAAAGGATACATATTTTGCTATGTATAAGGAGGCAACACGTCGCAATCCCAATTATTTCCTTACTTATGGAAATGGAAAATCAGCTGCACGAATTCAAGATCATCTTCGTCCTAATGGTGCACATAGATGGCACAATTATATGAAGACCCCAAA tGAGATCAAACTGGAAGAGGCTGCAGTTCTACATTTCACATATAGCAAATTTTCAGACTTGACTTCTCGACGTGACCGGTGTAGTTGCAAACCAACAAAGGATGATGTTAAAAGATGCTATATGTTGGCTTTTGACAGAGAT GCCTTCATTATTGCATCGACTGCCTCTCCAGAGGAAATGCTGCGGTG gTACAATGACCATGTTGTGTGGAGTGATGAAGAATTAATCATAAAGCTTCTCAAGAACGGTGTCTTGACGCATATATATGCACCAATG GCTATTATTCAAGGTTTGAGGGAGTCCGGTGTTTTCAGTTCTGCAATTGCATCTGCACAAGCACTCTCCAAAGATAAATCTTTGCCCATGGGAGACCTCCAAAACAAGAATTCCTCGACACTCCCCAATTTGAGCATTGGTGCATCCATAGCCACGACGAGAGGAGCTGGTGGTAAGGAATCTCTGGCAGCAGCAAGGAAGATTTTGGAGACTATTGTCTTCACTGAGAATGCAATTCCACCAACATCCCCGCCGGGCTTGGATGATGTCCAAATTGAAACATGA